TCTTCCCcacccccaacacacacacacacacatatatatatatatatatggtactagtcagatgtaccattccatggtgggacataggcttgaaaatcaagtcaatccatgacttggatgggccacaccacatgtaacagttgagaggagttaccctcccattaaaattaacattcataataatttattggacacactgagatgtggttcacaaatccagcccatccattgtgtgtgtcccacttggatgaggggtcagaccaagtttcaaccgcatccaaaactcaggtgggccccacaaagttcttttatatgttttaggcatgtttcaCATagctttagatggtatggcccacctgacttccgTGTATTgttgatttttggtatatcccataacctaaagggacccatcaaatttacggtgttgatgttcgacaaacatcacagtgggtcccacacagcccgacctcatgggaagttcccatgaggtcgaccccatagtatcatctctctctctctctctctctctctctcacacgcacacacacattaACACATAGGTTCGATCTCATGGGAGCTTCTATTGAAGTTGAGCTTTGTAGGCTCCGTTATAAAGTTTGTTAGATATCCgcaccatcaattagatgcactcTTTCATGGTAGACCATGGGCCTAAAATTAGTTGAATCCataatttgggtgggccacatcatagacaAAATTAAGAGTGGATCCTCCGAAGCCTTCCTGATTGTTTGTAGAGCTGACTGATATGTGAttcagaaatccaatccatccattgtgtgtgttccacttgaaagAGGGGTCACACCATATTTCAAGCCATTCCAACacttaggtgggctccaccaagtgcttttagatgtttaaggaataatttcacatagttttagattgtgtggcccacctgagttccagataCGGCTGATTTGTAAAACATTCCATAACCCAACGGAgaccaccaaatgcacggtgtggatgtctaGCAAACatcgtggtgaggcccacagaagcTCCCATGATGTCATCATCTGTGTGTGGTTAGTACAGCCAATCTGATCATGGGACTTTTGAGTTCAAGATATGGAATTACGTACATAAATTAATCAGTTTTGTTGGTAGATCATTCAAGGTATCCTAAAAGTACAACCAAATAAGACAAatcataatattaaaaaaaatcatgattgCATTATTAAAATGTAAAACCTTTCTCTATCCTCAGCTTATATCAAGGTTAGACCACTCATATTTAGTTTAATGGAGATGTTGGAACTTGGAAAGGAGTTGTAAGAGCCAAACCTCACAGGTGGGTCAAGGAAAAGAAATATTTCTCAAATATAAATGGATGTTCACCTTTTTCCAATACATAAATGATGCCTAATGTCCAATATAAAACCACTAGAGTGAATGCACATAAAAGCATGGGTCCACTTGTATAAAATGAGTGAGATGCATGTAGTTGCATGAATAGAGCTTTTAACACGTGATGTATGAGAAAAGgctatttaataaatgaaaccaCCGTAATAAATATGTGGACATGTGCATTAACAAATTGAATTAGGGTCCCACCAGATACACATGGACACAATACATGATGTGCTTAGTATTTCACGTGGACATGCACTTAATGTCAATGTAGTGTCACACGTAATAAATTTTCTTTAAATTACAATATGGTGCATGCATATCAAGCATTCATTGGAAGAGTATCAAATCTGCATCCAACGTTCCATGTGTGCGATAGATGCAGCCATTTCTTCCCCACCAACACCTTTTGTTTTTCCCTAATtacatatgatatatatgagtACAAAAATGGGAAATGGTACCATGAGGCTTACCTTGTGGGAGCGATCAatgttggacatccacaccatgcatttggtgggtcctctCTATGTcgtgggatatctcaaaaatcagttgtatcagAACTTAAGTAGGCCATACAATCTGaaatcatgtgaaattgtgcctaaaacatctaaaactagtttgtgggacccactatagttTCTGATATGGCTGAAATTTAGTGTGATCCCTCATCCAATTGGAACACACAGTGGATGAAATGGATTTCTGAACCATATTTCAATGGGGGCCCTACAAAcgatcatgaaggtttcaatgggcagGTATCTACTATcaactgttatttgtggtgtccCACCTAAGTCaatgattggcttgatttttaagcctgtggctCACATTGGAAGGGTGCATATGATTAATTGAGTAGATGTCCAGCATAGATAATGGTGGGCTCATAGAACTCGACGTGGTGGGAGTCTTCCACAAGGTGGAACTcttagtaccatttccctacaaAAATTAGGCTCATCCTCCTGCAAAACACAAATCCAATGACAGTTAGGGCCTATTTTTGGGGGGATGTATTTTTGAGAATTGCGGGATATTTTACACTTTTTAAGCATTAATTACATACCAGGGAATGGGTGGTGGCAGGAATGTTGTATGACACTAGCAGCAGCAACTTTTAGTTACCAAAAATGACATAGCATCTATGATCCCgcgatgatgtatatgttttaggatATGCctctaaaaatgagacaaatccaaagctcaagtggaccatattatggGAAGAACATTTAAATAGTTATCGTTCAAGCTCCAATATTTTATGTAGTATGGTCAACTTAatctttgaatctgcttcatttttaggcccatgccctaaaatgatatgtactaATGAATAGATGGAGTATAACACATATTTCATGGTAGGGCCACTAATCTTTGACTTCAAattatcatgaaatatcatgggAGGAAATTTCTCTTAACTTTCAAACACGTGATGTTGTTTGATGTATACATTAAATGCTGATCTGAGTGAAATTATATGAAAATTAATACATGTAATCACATGAAATCAAACATACCCTTAATGAAATGGCTCAATGTAACGGTGTGGTAGTTGTTTCAGacattttcttcttcatcttttatttttttttcttcggtTGTAACATTTTTTTTATACTTAAAATAGTGAAGAACCTTTGCTTCATGAGATCACTATTTATTGGAAACAGTTACTTAGCTgatatcatcttttttttttaaatgtgtgaAGTTTGGATGATTGTTAACTTCTTTGGTTTGACTTACGTGAACTTTCAATACGAACAATCTGATCcgtacaataggtgggccacttctTGATGATCACTTGATATGAAAATCATGACTGTCCAATCATTGTAGGGGACACAACATTAAAACCAATGAACAACAGATGATAGGTCTCAGTGCGCTGGCATGGTTCAGTGGGGATTTTCATACCCCAACGATGGcaatggtgtgtcccacctttttCACGCAATGGATACTCTACACGTACGGGACGCCGGCTCGGAAGAGATGCATGTGGTAGAAGTCCACACACACAAATGAGAGCGGATTAGAAAGTGAGTGTTTCCCtgacagtgggcccaccttgatgtacgtgttgtgcatccacccgtccatcagtttttccaatcATTTTTGAGCATGTTCCCAGagatgaagaagatccaattctcaagtggaccattccacaagaaacattggttattgaacacccaccattaaaaacttcccagggcccaccgtaatgtttattttccatccaacccgttgataagatcaCGTAGACCTACatgaaggaaaccacaaatatcagcttgatccaaaccttttgtggcccacaaaaaagttTCTAGTGATAAATCACCACTCTTTTCTGTgaggtggtccacctaagacttgtatctgcttatttttgggctcctgACCTGAAAGGAGCTGGAAAAAAGAATAgcttagatatacaacacatacatcaaggtgggccccacggtctaaCACCACATCCGCTCCCCcacagaaattgtacacgtaCCATGCACATAACTTCAACGAATCCACGTCGGATTTATAATAGAAGTTGTAAACAAACATATAGTCTACAATAAAAGCTGCAAACTGTAAAGATTTTGAAGGAATTATTTTCTGATCACACGCATAACTACAAGGACCGCCTGCAATATGTAAAAGTCCGAATAAGATAAAAGTTGCGATTTGAAAATGTTTGGGCATTGAAAAATTGAAGTCAGTCATTTGAAGGAATCTGAAGCGATTGGGTTAAAACAGGAGACTGCtgcttttggtgtggtccaacatTTTGGATGGCTCAATTTGAACAACAATCGAAGTTCTCAGAAAGTTCCAAGTTATTTTATCCTTGGCCCTTGATAATGGACGGAAGCACCTTTtaagtgatccaagccgttcatctgtcAATCCCAGACCAATAATGTTTGAGTGATTCTAACACACTATTGAGACCCAGCTGTCGGTGATCCAAAAGGATCTTCTGGCTACACTTAAAATCTACGGTATGATTTCCGTACTGTCCTGTTAgacatgggacgcggattagctactgacagattGAGCAAAgagactcgctattgaagtgacgtctgggacccatgatgtatatgttgtatccacaccgtccatccatttggaaagatcattttagggcatgatccaaaggatgaggcagatccaaagctggagggcaccacaccatataaaacagtagggagagtgacgcttactgttgaaaccttccaaaggtccatcatgttgtttatttgagatccaacctgttcatgtgttaactcagacatgaaagaagggaaaacacaaatatcagcttggatcgaaaacttttgtggccttcagatgtttttaacggtgggcgtcagtctcccactgttttctgtggcggggtccaTTCTAGATTTGGATctcattcattctttggctcatgctctgATATCGTATTTgcgaatggatgaacggtgtggatacaaaacatacatcatggtagggtccacagaacttggtgacgtcacttcagtagcgattctcGCTAACCTGTCAGTAGAAAATCCGCGTCCGTAGACAAGTGCCAGTTGCACTCACGGCTCGCGCATGCACGTTCTACCCACGTGCCGACGCCTCCACGTGTCTCCTGCAGATGGCCACGTGTGTTTTGGCTTGGCATACACGTGTAAGTAGAATACTTGCCACGTTCATCTGTGTGCCCCACGTATGGTGCCGTTGCATAAAACCAAAGGAGAAAAAGACACAGCGTAAAACTCACGTACGGAAGAACAACCATTTTTATGGTGGTGTGCACGTGCACACGACATTCATCCCTTGTATTTCACACGTGTGGCTCGCCTGTAAATTGAACCTGTCCGATCATGCGCTACAGGCTGGCGTGCCTGAATTGTGGGCCACCACTTATTGGATGGTTACGATATAGACGAGGAGGAGTCGAAGGTTTGCAAAACAAAAACCAATCTGCCCATCCAAAACTAACCAACGGGTTAGATCAGACCGTTGATCTCATCTATTgcttgaacggtctggatgaatTGCTCAtatttagaagaaaaataaaattgtagtAGACAATTAGAATATTTTTAATATCCATTCATGACCTTGCATTATTTAAAATGAGAATAGCTACAAAGTTCCTCGTACGAGAAGCTTTTGTACAGTCACGACACACCGAAAGATGATACATCACCATCTTTCCAAGAATACCCCTGCCTCATTTCATGCACAAGGGATACTCTTCCTTcacatggatggtggggatgcaCTGCATCGTCTGGGGTTGCTGCTGGGGCTGGTGATTCTTGAATCCGACCCGTCCACACATCCGGACCGACTCTCCGACGAGTGGGATAACGGGCAGATTGTCGCAGTTGCAGATCTCGATCATGAATCCATCTGGGTCGTGGAAGAATAACTGATCGACGGATATGCCGCCTTCTTCGACTGTCCTCTGGATGTGTTCAATCCTCATCTCCTTCAACTTCCTTTCCACGGCTTTCATGCTCTCACACTGCATGGGTAATTCCGTCATTTTCGCATTcaagggtattttgggtatttcaACTCATGCATGGCTCACGTGAGTGTCACACTACGAGGCTCTTCTGTTATCTTACCCATCGGGCTCAAATCGGTGGTCCGCCAGACTATGAGAAATTGTGGAACTTGGACAGATAACCATCCACAAAACCAACTGGTTGGATGGTAATCATGCAAGCCCTATCTGGCCTAAAAAGCTAGGGCCCACTCACTAGACGGCTAGGATTTCCATGTAGGCCATCAATAGAGCCGACCCACCAAATGCAATTGgaaatttagagagagagagagagagagagagagagagagaattacctGGAAGGAGATATGATTATCTTTGGGATTAATCTCAGTCTTCTCAGGCATGGCTTCTGGATTCTCAGATTGCAATAGATGTATGCCAATTCCATAACTAAATAGCCTACCAAGCACcatagaaaacaagaaaaatcaatCACAAGaacatataaataaaaaataataaaaaaaggaaaatctattttttaattttccaatatgggttttctttatttatttttttcaattttttttagggtgtgtgcgtgtgtgtttaGTACCATgctccatcaaaatcaaaagaaCCAGGTCTCCTCACAGGGAAAAACCCAAGAACGTTTTGATAAAAATCAAGAGATTTCTCCACAGATTTGCAAACAAGGGAGATGTGATTCAAGGAAGTGAGAGGCAATGAACCTCTTGCGTTCTCAAACATCTTTGCAGATTCAACGGCcacaaagaagagagagaaagagagacggtACTCTTCAATTGGGTCGCAGGAGGGGAGCTTTTATAGAAGTACTCAAGAGACTCCGTATGCGACACGTGTCAGAGACAGCTACGATGACACGTAGATGCCACCTTACCCTAATTGAAAGCTATCTGCAAATGGTGATTCTAGATTTTACCAGAGCCGTCCGTTTAGATAGTGGACGTGCTGTCTTACGGCACCAGCAAGGTCTCGACTCTCTTGAATAGGACGGGAATCGTCTCCAAACGCAgcatgctctgtggggcccacggagttgtatatgtaaatccactccgtccatcaggtcggACCCGTATTTGAAccttacatttttttaaaaatcatatgTGTCGCAGTAATGGGAATCTGTTGACGCGTGGTGGCCCGGATGAGTTCTGGATCGgactgatttttgtatcttcacttcatcatagtgagttacacctgattaacggttgtgatgaaagataaacactACGGTCATCCAACATAAGCCTACGGTTGGCATGTGAATCCTGATGATTTTTACTCACATGGCCTACAATCGAGGATACAACCACATGGATAGAATTGATTTTTAacaactggtgggccccacagattggATGTTCCGTAAAACAGGTTGTCGAGGATTCAGTCCCTCTGAATAGAGAGGCAGACAGGAAAGTGATTCGTGGGATTCATCTCGATTCTCCACTGAGCTTTCCTTTCGGGAGAGCGGCTTCCTCTGCCATAGGAAGCGCATACTTcgaccgtggggctcaccttcctGTATTTgttgcatatccatgccgtccatccgtttctctagATCATTACAGGGCatgaatcaaaaaatgaaaaagatccaaatctcatgtgtaccacgccactgaaaatagtggtgattgaacacccactgttaaaaaattcctTCAGCCGCCCGAACTGtatatttgcaatccaaccagttgattaggtcacacagaactAAAtgttaaaaagcaaaaaaaaaaaaacagtttaatTCAAGACTTTTATGGCTCACCAAAAAAGTTTTAATaatggccgttcaatcaccactgtttcttgtggtgtggtccacctgagatttggacgaTTGCGACATATGCATCAAAATAGGCCCGACGGTCAGTCTAAGTCGGTGTTTTCAGGGCTGACCGAATCTGAACTAACATACACGTGGCAATGTGGCATGGTGCATGCGATGTCCATTAGTAGCTCTTATCTACCGAtcagacaatcctagccattaccCACTTTTATACGCTAATTGTACACCTTTCGGTTAAGAGACTGATGGATGGCTAGAACTGTCCAATCGGACAAAATGGTTTTCTCAGTActtgccacgtgtatggtggaaaTTGGCTTGATGGAGTATCCAGCGCATCATTTGGAAATCGGACTgaataaactctgttgggcccaccgtgaatgcatgtggtttatccacgccgtccattcgtttttccagatcattttagtagttCAACCCAAATTTCATGcctatgcaaagctcaagtggaccaaaccacatgaaaaagtgtaactattgatttccaccattgaaaactttctaaggccccaatgatgtttatttctcatccaacttgttcatacgatcagatagacatggatgaagttaaaacacaaatatcag
This region of Magnolia sinica isolate HGM2019 chromosome 1, MsV1, whole genome shotgun sequence genomic DNA includes:
- the LOC131256037 gene encoding glyoxylase I 4, encoding MFENARGSLPLTSLNHISLVCKSVEKSLDFYQNVLGFFPVRRPGSFDFDGAWLFSYGIGIHLLQSENPEAMPEKTEINPKDNHISFQCESMKAVERKLKEMRIEHIQRTVEEGGISVDQLFFHDPDGFMIEICNCDNLPVIPLVGESVRMCGRVGFKNHQPQQQPQTMQCIPTIHVKEEYPLCMK